Proteins encoded within one genomic window of Bradyrhizobium sp. 186:
- a CDS encoding sorbosone dehydrogenase family protein has translation MTSMFIRALLCSSLLCLAGCDDGSGDPKAQIGANPTLPDIQQYLLPPIHIARIVGWKKDETPTVAQGLQAKAFATGLQHPRSLYVLPNGDVLVVESKAPKGAAIKRPKEIVMGFVESWATSGGDTGPSNRITLLRDSNGDGVPDTQSVFLDHLNSPFGVALVGNDLYVANTDAIVRYPYTEGDTRITAPGTVLTPLPGGPIDHHWTKSLVASPDGSKLYAGVGSNSNITENGMEAEHNRASILEVDRASGRWRIFASGLRNPNGLSFEPQSGTLWTVVNERDELGPDLVPDYMTSVKDGGFYGWPYSYFGQHIDPRVKPERPDLVAKAIVPDYALSSHVAPLGLAFSTGTSLPSAYRGGAFVGEHGSWNRHVLNGYKVVFVPFSDGKPSGPAQDVVTGFLNSDNQARGRPVGVVIDKTGALLVADDSGNTVWRVSSAHPQLTER, from the coding sequence ATGACGTCCATGTTTATCCGCGCACTGCTGTGCTCTTCGCTTTTGTGTCTTGCCGGCTGCGATGACGGAAGCGGCGATCCCAAGGCGCAGATCGGTGCCAATCCGACTTTGCCTGACATCCAGCAATATCTGCTGCCGCCGATACACATCGCGCGCATCGTCGGCTGGAAGAAGGACGAGACGCCAACCGTCGCGCAGGGCTTGCAGGCCAAGGCGTTTGCGACGGGCTTGCAGCATCCGCGATCGCTCTACGTGCTGCCCAATGGCGACGTGCTGGTGGTGGAATCCAAGGCGCCGAAGGGCGCCGCGATCAAGCGGCCCAAAGAAATCGTGATGGGCTTTGTCGAATCCTGGGCGACATCCGGCGGCGATACCGGTCCGAGCAACCGCATCACGCTGTTGCGCGACAGTAATGGCGACGGCGTGCCGGATACGCAAAGCGTCTTTCTCGACCATCTCAACTCGCCGTTCGGTGTCGCGTTGGTCGGCAACGATCTCTATGTCGCCAATACCGATGCGATCGTCAGATATCCCTATACGGAAGGCGACACCAGGATCACCGCGCCCGGCACGGTGCTGACGCCGCTGCCGGGCGGGCCGATCGACCATCACTGGACCAAGAGCCTCGTCGCAAGCCCCGACGGTTCGAAACTCTATGCCGGCGTCGGCTCCAATAGCAACATCACCGAGAACGGCATGGAGGCCGAGCACAATCGTGCCAGCATTCTCGAGGTCGACCGCGCCAGCGGCCGCTGGCGCATCTTTGCAAGCGGCTTGCGCAATCCGAATGGCCTGAGCTTCGAGCCGCAGAGCGGCACCCTTTGGACGGTGGTGAACGAGCGCGACGAGCTTGGTCCCGATCTCGTTCCCGACTACATGACGTCGGTCAAGGACGGCGGCTTCTATGGCTGGCCCTATAGCTATTTCGGTCAGCATATAGATCCCCGCGTCAAGCCGGAGCGGCCTGACCTCGTCGCCAAGGCGATCGTGCCGGACTACGCATTGAGCTCGCACGTTGCCCCGCTGGGGCTCGCCTTTTCCACCGGCACCAGCCTGCCGAGCGCCTATCGCGGCGGCGCCTTCGTCGGCGAGCACGGCAGTTGGAATAGGCATGTCTTGAACGGCTACAAGGTCGTGTTCGTGCCGTTCAGCGACGGCAAGCCGAGCGGACCAGCACAGGACGTCGTCACCGGCTTCTTGAACAGCGACAATCAGGCGCGCGGGCGCCCGGTCGGCGTCGTCATCGACAAGACCGGGGCGCTGCTGGTCGCCGACGACAGCGGCAACACGGTGTGGCGGGTGAGCTCAGCGCATCCGCAGCTCACGGAGCGATAG
- a CDS encoding DUF2231 domain-containing protein translates to MQEAVRLRSTAQIAGHPIHPMLVPIPIACFIGALLTDIAYAVTAEIMWANFSAWLLIVGVIFGVLAAIAGLTDFLGNRLVRAQASAWPHLIGNAVALILAIVNALIHTRDAWTSVWPTGLALSVIPVLILPVTGWAMVYRHGVGVAR, encoded by the coding sequence GTGCAAGAAGCTGTGCGCCTGCGTTCCACCGCGCAAATCGCCGGCCATCCGATACATCCGATGCTGGTGCCGATTCCGATCGCGTGCTTCATCGGGGCATTGCTGACCGACATCGCCTATGCCGTCACCGCCGAGATCATGTGGGCGAACTTCTCCGCCTGGCTTTTGATCGTCGGCGTTATCTTCGGCGTGCTGGCGGCCATCGCAGGCCTGACCGACTTCCTCGGCAACCGGCTGGTGCGAGCACAGGCGTCGGCCTGGCCGCACCTGATCGGCAACGCCGTGGCGCTGATCCTGGCGATCGTCAATGCGCTGATCCACACGCGCGACGCCTGGACCTCGGTGTGGCCAACGGGGCTCGCTCTTTCGGTGATCCCCGTCCTGATCCTGCCCGTCACCGGCTGGGCCATGGTGTATCGCCACGGTGTGGGAGTTGCGCGATGA
- a CDS encoding GlxA family transcriptional regulator, with protein sequence MHRVGLIVPHGFQLLSLAPMTAFEMTGFGLAKPPPVDFHYDLHLLSEHGGPVRSSCGLTVDTEAFGDPAFDTIIVGAITAFEMAPSSANLIAFVQKAARASRRTASFCNGAFVLAEAGLLDGRRATTHWIQAASFKARFPDVRMEEDRIYINDGPIWTSAGMTAGIDLVLAMIDKDLGPEVAKVAAKLMVINQRRMGGQTQHSALLDMTPKSDRIESVVAYIRQNLRNPLTIEELAAAANLSPRQFSRSFLAETGQSPAKAVERLRLEAARFMMEEGRHTVNVVAQEAGFADRERMRRAFIRAFGVPPEVLRRIARREAVATA encoded by the coding sequence ATGCATCGGGTAGGTCTCATTGTCCCGCACGGCTTCCAGCTCCTGAGCCTTGCGCCCATGACGGCATTCGAAATGACGGGTTTCGGACTTGCGAAGCCACCTCCGGTCGATTTTCACTATGACCTCCATCTGTTGTCGGAACATGGCGGTCCCGTTCGATCTTCCTGTGGTTTGACCGTTGACACCGAAGCATTCGGCGATCCGGCTTTTGATACAATTATTGTCGGTGCGATCACCGCGTTCGAAATGGCTCCATCAAGCGCAAACTTGATCGCCTTTGTGCAAAAAGCTGCCAGGGCGTCGAGGCGTACTGCCTCATTTTGCAACGGGGCGTTTGTTCTCGCTGAAGCCGGACTTCTCGATGGTCGCCGTGCGACGACGCATTGGATTCAAGCGGCGAGTTTCAAGGCTCGGTTTCCGGATGTCAGGATGGAGGAGGACCGGATCTACATCAATGACGGTCCGATCTGGACGTCGGCTGGAATGACCGCAGGAATCGATCTTGTCTTAGCGATGATCGATAAGGACCTGGGTCCCGAAGTTGCGAAAGTCGCTGCCAAGCTTATGGTCATTAATCAACGTCGGATGGGCGGACAAACACAGCATTCCGCTCTTCTCGACATGACGCCGAAATCCGATCGCATCGAATCGGTCGTGGCGTACATTCGTCAAAATCTGCGGAATCCGCTCACAATCGAGGAGCTTGCGGCCGCCGCCAACCTCAGCCCTCGTCAGTTCAGCCGCTCTTTTCTGGCCGAGACGGGTCAGTCTCCGGCGAAGGCCGTCGAGCGACTTCGGCTGGAAGCTGCCAGGTTCATGATGGAGGAAGGGCGGCACACCGTTAACGTCGTTGCGCAAGAAGCGGGTTTTGCTGACCGCGAACGCATGCGGCGGGCGTTCATCCGGGCCTTCGGTGTGCCCCCTGAGGTGTTGCGCAGGATTGCTCGACGGGAGGCGGTGGCGACTGCCTGA